One window from the genome of Bdellovibrio sp. NC01 encodes:
- a CDS encoding group III truncated hemoglobin, producing MSAKDNRKPIETREDIQILVDRFYDKVRKDSLIGPIFNDVAKVNWEEHLPKLYNFWSDLLLGEDTYRGRPFPPHMKLNLVPSHFEQWLRLFVETIDEHFIGMKAEEAKTRAFRIARNFMINLNLLD from the coding sequence ATGAGCGCAAAAGACAATCGCAAACCCATCGAAACTCGCGAAGACATTCAAATCCTGGTCGACCGTTTTTACGATAAAGTTCGTAAAGATTCTTTGATTGGTCCCATCTTCAACGATGTGGCGAAAGTAAATTGGGAAGAGCATTTGCCGAAGCTCTACAATTTCTGGAGTGATTTGTTATTAGGCGAAGATACTTATCGTGGCCGTCCATTTCCTCCGCACATGAAGTTGAATCTTGTGCCTTCACACTTTGAGCAATGGCTGCGTCTTTTTGTTGAAACGATTGATGAGCATTTTATTGGAATGAAAGCCGAAGAGGCAAAGACGCGGGCGTTTAGAATCGCCCGCAATTTCATGATCAATTTAAATCTTTTGGATTAA
- a CDS encoding VOC family protein gives MSLVFTSITINTMHLQDMLDFYRIIGFQFKAIKVDKGSEVYRATHNGVEFSLYSIKNTQKSQIPSLQLGFRITELEKSVAQLQKVNGAMCILDPTEMPDGMKSIILDPDGHSIELVEA, from the coding sequence ATGAGCTTGGTTTTCACTTCTATCACAATAAATACTATGCATCTACAGGACATGCTCGATTTTTATCGAATTATAGGCTTTCAATTTAAAGCCATCAAAGTCGATAAGGGCAGCGAAGTGTACAGAGCCACGCACAATGGTGTTGAATTCTCTCTGTATTCAATCAAAAACACGCAAAAGTCTCAAATTCCAAGTTTGCAATTGGGATTTCGTATTACCGAATTGGAAAAAAGTGTCGCTCAGCTTCAAAAAGTGAACGGCGCGATGTGCATTCTTGATCCAACTGAGATGCCAGATGGGATGAAATCGATCATTCTTGATCCAGATGGTCATTCTATCGAACTCGTAGAAGCATAA